The Solea senegalensis isolate Sse05_10M linkage group LG4, IFAPA_SoseM_1, whole genome shotgun sequence genome includes a region encoding these proteins:
- the LOC122768484 gene encoding charged multivesicular body protein 4b-like → MSLIAKIFGTGGKNAKAPTTQDAIQKLRETEEMLAKKQDFLEKKIDQELMTAKKNGTKNKRVALQALKRKKRYEKQLHQIDGTLSTIEFQRDALENANTNTEVLRNMGFAAKALQAAHQTIDVDNVHDLMDDITEQQELAQEISDAISRPVGFGEDYDEDVLMAELEDLEQEELDKNLLEIQGTEDVPLPSVPSTSLPARPAKKKEEDDDDMAELEAWAAN, encoded by the exons ATGTCGCTAATTGCTAAGATTTTCGGCACGGGAGGAAAGAATGCGAAAGCGCCCACTACCCAGGACGCTATCCAGAAACTCCGAGAGACCGAGGAGATGTTGGCCAAAAAACAGGATTTCCTGGAGAAGAAAATCGACCAGGAGCTCATGACCGCAAAGAAGAACGGCACGAAAAACAAACGAG TGGCTCTGCAggctttgaaaagaaaaaagcgaTATGAGAAGCAGCTGCATCAGATTGATGGGACATTGTCCACCATCGAGTTCCAGAGAGATGCATTGGAGAACGCCAACACCAACACAGAAGTGCTCAGGAACATGGGCTTTGCTGCTAAGGCTTTGCAGGCTGCACACCAAACCAT TGATGTAGACAATGTCCACGATTTGATGGACGATATTACAGAGCAGCAAGAATTAGCACAGGAAATATCAGATGCCATTTCCAGACCAGTCGGCTTTGGTGAAGACTATGATGAG gaTGTGCTCATGGCTGAGTTAGAGGATCTGGAACAGGAAGAGCTTGACAAAAATCTTTTGGAAATCCAAGGAACTGAAGATGTCCCCCTGCCCAGCGTACCATCTACATCACTTCCAGCTAGACCAG ccaagaagaaggaggaggatgatgatgacatggCAGAACTTGAGGCCTGGGCAGCTAATTAG
- the pck1 gene encoding phosphoenolpyruvate carboxykinase, cytosolic [GTP], with translation MPPQIQSRKQGGHRVLQGDLSTLSPAIREFVEANMTLCQPESVHICDGSDEENRAILTQLEEQGMIKKLSKYENCWLARTDPMDVARVESKTVIVTEDPRDTVPMPQGGGVSQLGRWMSQQDFNKAMDQRFPGCMKGRTMYVIPFSMGPVGSPLSKIGVELTDSPYVVASMRVMTRMGKAVLSALGNGEFVRCLHSVGCPLPLKKPLVNNWPCNPEQILIAHIPDSRQIVSFGSGYGGNSLLGKKCFALRIASRIAKEEGWLAEHMLILGVTNPAGEKKYMVAAFPSACGKTNLAMLNPTLPGWKVECVGDDIAWMKFDDEGNLRAINPENGFFGVAPGTSAKTNPNAMATIVKNTIFTNVAETSDGGVYWEGMDESLPEGVTVTSWKNKPWNSDDDEPCAHPNSRFCTPAGQCPIIDPQWESPEGVPIEAIIFGGRRPDGVPLVYEAFSWQHGVFVGAAMRSEATAAAEYRGKVIMNDPFAMRPFFGYNFGQYLSHWLSMADHPGAKLPKIFHVNWFRKSPTAGFLWPGFGDNIRILDWMFRRVNGEACAMPSAVGYLPSQDSLNLQGLQGNVNLDELFSLDQGFWQKEVEEVRQYFTTQVNDDLPSEVALQLDLLHQRVTQM, from the exons ATGCCTCCTCAGATCCAGTCCAGGAAACAGGGTGGACACAGAGTCCTGCAGGGCGACCTCAGCACCCTCAGCCCAGCTATTAGAGAGTTTGTGGAGGCCAACATGACTCTGTGCCAACCAGAATCCGTCCACATCTGCGACGGCTCGGATGAGGAGAACCGTGCTATCCTGACCCAGCTGGAGGAGCAGGGGATGATCAAGAAGCTCAGCAAATATGAAAACTG ctggttGGCTAGGACCGATCCAATGGACGTGGCCCGTGTGGAAAGCAAGACGGTGATTGTGACCGAGGACCCGAGGGACACGGTGCCCATGCCTCAGGGAGGTGGAGTCAGCCAGCTGGGCCGCTGGATGTCCCAGCAGGACTTCAACAAAGCCATGGATCAGCGGTTCCCTGGTTGCATGAAAG gtCGGACCATGTATGTCATTCCCTTCAGTATGGGTCCAGTGGGTTCCCCCCTCTCAAAGATTGGAGTGGAGCTGACTGACTCTCCCTATGTGGTGGCCAGTATGAGGGTGATGACCCGCATGGGGAAAGCTGTGCTGTCGGCTCTGGGAAACGGAGAGTTTGTGCGCTGTTTGCATTCTGTCGGATGTCCTCTGCCACTCAAGA AGCCACTGGTGAACAACTGGCCCTGTAACCCTGAGCAGATATTGATTGCCCACATTCCAGACAGCAGGCAGATAGTCTCCTTTGGTAGTGGTTATGGAGGAAACTCCCTCCTGGGAAAGAAATGCTTCGCTTTGCGAATCGCCTCACGTATCGCCAAGGAGGAGGGTTGGCTAGCTGAGCACATGCTG ATCCTGGGCGTCACTAACCCAGCTGGAGAGAAGAAGTACATGGTGGCAGCCTTTCCCAGCGCCTGCGGGAAAACAAACCTTGCCATGCTTAATCCCACGCTGCCCGGCTGGAAGGTCGAGTGTGTGGGAGACGACATTGCCTGGATGAAATTTGATGACGAAG GAAACCTGCGCGCCATCAACCCAGAGAATGGCTTTTTTGGCGTCGCACCTGGAACCTCAGCTAAAACGAACCCAAATGCCATGGCAACCATTGTCAAGAACACCATCTTCACCAATGTTGCGGAGACCAGCGATGGTGGTGTGTACTGGGAGGGAATGGACGAGTCGCTGCCTGAGGGAGTCACTGTCACGTCTTGGAAGAACAAGCCCTGGAACTCAGACGATG ATGAACCCTGTGCTCATCCCAACTCTCGTTTCTGCACTCCGGCCGGACAATGTCCCATCATTGATCCACAGTGGGAATCTCCAGAAGGCGTTCCCATCGAAGCTATCATTTTTGGAGGACGCAGACCAGATG GTGTCCCACTGGTGTATGAGGCTTTCAGCTGGCAGCATGGAGTGTTTGTTGGAGCAGCCATGAGATCAGAGGCCACTGCCGCAGCTGAATACAGAG GAAAGGTCATCATGAATGACCCATTCGCCATGCGGCCCTTCTTTGGCTACAACTTTGGACAGTACCTCTCTCATTGGCTGAGCATGGCTGACCACCCCGGCGCCAAGCTCCCCAAAATTTTCCATGTCAACTGGTTCCGCAAAAGCCCCACCGCCGGCTTCCTCTGGCCCGGTTTTGGTGACAATATCCGCATTCTGGACTGGATGTTCAGGCGGGTGAACGGCGAGGCCTGTGCCATGCCCTCAGCCGTGGGCTACCTGCCTTCCCAGGACTCCCTGAACCTCCAGGGTCTGCAGGGCAATGTCAACCTGGACGAGCTGTTCTCTCTGGATCAAGGGTTTTGGCAGAAGGAGGTGGAAGAGGTGAGACAGTACTTCACCACACAGGTGAACGACGACCTGCCCAGCGAGGTTGCCCTGCAGCTGGACCTCCTGCATCAGAGAGTGACACAGATGTAA
- the LOC122768485 gene encoding uncharacterized protein C20orf85 homolog, with amino-acid sequence MAESERTSEPINFVHQDEIWKAHVKLEKDSAEIWPSKWGFLTEVYKEYKTENMRLKEAERAEPQPVTPPDKYIHVGPSPPIPRTTQALIGWRSGHSHLQLDKYGVVHHGRRSFLKELGWPFDACG; translated from the exons ATGGCAGAGTCTGAGCGAACATCTGAACCCATCAACTTTGTGCATCAGGATGAAATCTG GAAAGCACATGTAAAGCTGGAGAAGGATTCAGCTGAGATCTGGCCCAGCAAGTGGGGCTTCCTGACTGAGGTCTACAAGGAg TACAAGACAGAGAATATGAGGCtgaaggaagcagagagagcGGAGCCACAACCTGTGACCCCTCCAGACAAATACATCCAC GTTGGCCCCTCCCCCCCAATTCCTCGGACAACTCAGGCCCTGATTGGTTGGCGCTCGGGTCACTCACATTTACAGCTGGATAAGTATGGCGTGGTGCATCATGGGAGGCGTAGTTTTCTGAAGGAGCTGGGCTGGCCTTTTGACGCTTGTGGCTGA